DNA from Streptomyces luteogriseus:
TGGCCTCTCATTTACGTTCTCGTCCTGCAACAGGGCTGCTACAGGTCGCTGTGCCCGGCGCGCGGGACTCGTGCACTCCCTGTGAAAGGTCCCCCTGCCGCGCCGGAAGGATGCGTGCAATGATGTGCGCGCCAACTGCATACCGGCCGTTTGAATCCGCGCGGGAGAGTCCTCAGCACCGCAAGAGCTGGGGCGCCGAAGGAGCAAGTCCCTCCCTTGAATCTCTCAGGCCCCGTTACCGCGCGGGCGAGGCACATCTGAAAAGCGGGCCGCCCCCTGTCCTCGACGGGGATGCGGCTCCACCCAAGGTGCAAGCCAAGGACCCCTCGGGTCATGGCGAACCTCTCAGGTTCCGATGACAGATGGGGAGGAACGACCTCGCCCGTCATTGCCTTGGGAGACGACCGACCGTGAGCAGTACAGGAGAACTCCGTCACACCGCGCTCGATGCCCTGCATCGTTCGCTCGGCGCGACGATGACCGACTTCGCCGGCTGGGACATGCCCCTGCGCTACGGCTCCGAGCGCGACGAGCACCTCGCCGTGCGCACGAAGGCCGGCCTGTTCGACCTCTCCCACATGGGCGAGATCACCGTAACCGGGCCACAGGCCGCCGCCCTGCTGGACTTCGCCCTGGTGGGCAACATCGGCGGCGTGAAGCCGGGCCGGGCCCGCTACACCATGATCTGCCGGGCCGACGGCGGCATTCTGGACGACCTGATCGTCTACCGCCTCGGCGAGACCGAGTACATGGTCGTCGCCAACGCCTCCAACGCCCAGGTGGTGCTGGACGCGCTGACCGAGCGCGCCGCCGGCTTCGACGCCGAGGTGCGCGACGACCGGGACGCCTACGCGCTGCTCGCCGTCCAGGGACCCGAGTCGCCGGGGATCCTGAAGTCCCTGACCGACGCCGACCTCGACGGCCTGAAGTACTACGCCGGGCTGCCCGGCACGGTCGCGGGCGTCCCGGCCCTGATCGCCCGGACCGGCTACACCGGCGAGGACGGCTTCGAGCTGTTCGTGAAGCCCGAGCACGCGGTCGAGCTGTGGCAGGCCCTGACCAAGGCCGGCGAGGGCGTCGGGCTGGTCCCGTGCGGTCTGTCCTGCCGCGACACGCTGCGCCTCGAGGCGGGCATGCCGCTGTACGGGCACGAGCTGACCACCTCCCTGACGCCCTTCGACGCCGGGCTCGGCCGCGTGGTGAAGTTCGAGAAAGAGGGCGACTTCGTCGGGCGCGAGGCCCTGCGCGAGGCCGCGGCCCGGGCCGAGTCCCAGCCGCCGCGCGTGCTCGTGGGCCTGGTCGCCGAGGGCCGCCGCGTCCCGCGCGCCGGGTACGCGGTGGTCGCCGGCGGCGAGGTGATCGGCGAGGTCACCTCCGGCGCCCCCTCCCCCACGCTCGGCAAGCCGGTCGCGATGGCGTACGTCGATCCCGCGCACGCCGCGCCCGGCACGAGCGGCGTGGGCGTGGACATCCGGGGCAGTCACGAGCCGTACGAGGTCGTGGCGCTGCCGTTCTACAAGCGCCAGAAGTAGACACTGGCCGAAGGGCCGCGGCGGCGAGCCCCTGCCCGTCGTCCCAGCTCACCAGCAGTCCCCCCTTCCACAGCACTCCCGCGCGTACAGGAGAATCCAGGCCATGAGCAACCCCAAAGAGCTGCGCTACAGCAAGGAGCACGAGTGGCTGTCGGCCGCCGAGGACGGCGTCTCGACGGTCGGCATCACGGAGCACGCGGCCAACGCGCTCGGCGATGTCGTGTTCGTCCAGCTTCCCGAGGTGGGTGACACCGTGTCCGCCGGCGAGACCTGCGGCGAGCTGGAGTCGACCAAGTCGGTGTCCGACCTGTACTCCCCCGTCTCCGGTGAGATCACCGAGGTCAACGAGGACGTCGTGAACGACCCGGCGCTGGTGAACTCGGCCCCCTTCGCGGGCGGCTGGCTGTTCAAGGTGCGGGTCTCGGACGAGCCGGGCGACCTGCTCTCCGCCGACGAGTACACCGCGTTCTCCGCGGGCTGAGGAGTCGTATGTCCGTCCTGAACACACCCCTGCACGAGCTCGACCCGGCGGTCGCCGCCGCGGTCGACGCCGAGCTGCACCGCCAGCAGTCCACGCTGGAGATGATCGCCTCGGAGAACTTCGCTCCGGTCGCCGTCATGGAGGCGCAGGGCTCGGTCCTCACCAACAAGTACGCCGAGGGCTACCCGGGCCGCCGCTACTACGGCGGCTGCGAGCACGTCGACGTGGTCGAGCAGATCGCGATCGACCGCGTCAAGGAGCTGTTCGGCGCCGAGCACGCCAACGTCCAGCCGCACTCGGGCGCCCAGGCCAACGCGGCCGCGATGTTCGCGCTGCTCAAGCCGGGCGACACCATCATGGGTCTGAACCTCGCGCACGGCGGGCACCTGACCCATGGCATGAAGATCAACTTCTCCGGCAAGCTCTACGACGTCGTCGCCTACCACGTGGGCGAGGACGGCCGGGTCGACATGGCCGAGGTCGAGCGGCTGGCGAAGGAGTCCCGGCCGAAGCTGATCGTCGCCGGCTGGTCGGCCTACCCGCGGCAGCTGGACTTCGCCGCGTTCCGCCGGATCGCGGACGAGGTCGGCGCGTACCTGATGGTCGACATGGCCCACTTCGCCGGGCTCGTCGCGGCCGGGCTGCACCCGAACCCGGTGCCGCACGCCCACGTGGTCACCACCACGACCCACAAGACCCTCGGCGGCCCGCGCGGCGGTGTGATCCTCTCCACGGCCGAACTGGCCAAGAAGATCAACTCCGCCGTCTTCCCCGGTCAGCAGGGCGGCCCGCTGGAGCACGTGATCGCGGCCAAGGCGGTCTCCTTCAAGGTCGCCGCCTCGGAGGACTTCAAGGAGCGCCAGCGCCGTACGCTGGAGGGTGCCCGCATCCTGGCCGAGCGTCTGGTGAAGGACGACGTCCGGGCCGTGGGTGTGGACGTCCTGTCCGGCGGCACGGACGTGCACCTGGTCCTGGTCGACCTGCGCCACTCGGAGCTGGACGGCCGGCAGGCCGAGGACCGCCTCCACGAGGTGGGCATCACGGTCAACCGGAACGCGATCCCGAACGACCCGCGTCCGCCGATGGTGACGTCCGGTCTGCGGATCGGCACACCGGCGCTGGCGACCCGGGGCTTCGCAGCCGAGGACTTCGCGGAGGTCGCGGACGTCATCGCCGAGGCGCTGAAGCCGTCCTACGACGCGGACGCCCTCAAGGCCCGGGTGAAGGCCCTGGCCGCCAAGCACCCGCTGTACCCGGGTCTGAACACGTAACGAAGAAACCTTTCGGGCGCCGCGTCCGCCACAAGCGGTCGCGGCGCCCACCCCCTCCGCACCACCCATGTAGTCAGGAGTTCCCCCGTGGCCATCTCGGTCTTCGACCTGTTCTCGATCGGCATCGGCCCGTCCAGTTCCCACACCGTCGGCCCGATGCGGGCGGCCGGCCTGTTCGTCCGGCGGCTGCGCAACGAGGAGCTCCTGGGGTCCGTCGCCTCGGTCCGCTCGGAGCTGTACGGCTCGCTCGGGGCGACCGGACACGGCCACGGCACGCCCAAGGCGGTGCTGCTCGGCCTGGAGGGCGACTCGCCGCGCACGGTCGACGTGTCGAGCGCGGACGAGCGGGTGGAAGCGATCAAGTCCGGCGGCCGGCTCAACCTGCTCGGCGAGCACGAGGTCGCGTTCTCCTTCGACGACGACATGGTCCTGCACCGCCGCAAGGCCCTCCCGTACCACGCCAACGGCATGACCCTGTGGGCGTACGACGCCTCGGGCGCGGAGCTGCTGACGAAGACGTACTACTCGGTCGGAGGCGGCTTCGTCGTCGACGAGGACGCGGTCGGGGCCGACCGCATCAAGCTCGACGACACCGTGCTGAAGTACCCCTTCCGCACCGGCGACGAGCTGCTGCGCCTGGCCGAGGAGACGGGCCTGTCCATCTCCGCGCTGATGCTGGAGAACGAGCGGGCCTGGCGCACCGAGGAGGAGATCCGCGCGGGCCTGCTGGAGATCTGGCAGGTGATGCGGGACTGCGTGGCGCGCGGACTGTCCCAGGAGGGCATCCTGCCGGGCGGCCTCAAGGTGCGCCGCCGGGCCGCGAACACCGCGCGCAAGCTGCGCTCCGAGGGCGACCCGCTGGCCCTCGCCATGGAGTGGATCACCCTCTACGCGATGGCGGTCAACGAGGAGAACGCGGCCGGCGGCCGGGTCGTCACCGCCCCCACCAACGGCGCCGCCGGCATCATCCCGGCGGTCCTGCACTACTACGTCAACTTCGTGCCCGGCGCCGACGAGGACGGCGTGGTCCGCTTCCTGCTCGCCGCGGGCGCGATCGGCATGCTCTTCAAGGAGAACGCCTCCATCTCCGGCGCCGAGGTCGGCTGCCAGGGCGAGGTCGGCTCCGCCTGCTCCATGGCCGCGGGCGCCCTGGCCGAGGTCCTCGGCGGCTCGCCCGAGCAGGTCGAGAACGCAGCCGAGATCGGCATGGAGCACAACCTCGGCCTCACCTGCGATCCCGTGGGCGGCCTGGTCCAGATCCCCTGTATCGAGCGCAACGGCATGGCCGCGGTCAAGGCCGTCACGGCCGCCCGCATGGCGATGCGCGGAGACGGCTCGCACAAGGTGTCCCTGGACAAGGTCATCAAGACCATGAAGGACACCGGCGCGGACATGTCCGTGAAGTACAAGGAGACGGCCCGGGGCGGGCTTGCGGTGAACATCATCGAGTGCTGAGCCCAGGGGCGGGACCTGTCTTGCCATGCGAGATGGCGATACCGGAAATCAAGATCGCTGACATCGTTGCAGTGCCCATGTTTCACACGTGAAAGACCGAACGATGCCCGCTCCCGCCACCGGTCCAGCCTCCCCGCCCGTCAACCCGCGGTCCCGCGTGCTCGTCGCCAGCCTCATGGGCACGACGATCGAGTTCTACGACTTCTACATCTACGCGACCGCCGCGGTGCTCGTCTTCCCCCAGCTGTTCTTCCCGAGCAGCGACCCGACCACCGCGTTGCTGTCGTCCTTCGCGGTCTTCGGCGCCGCGATGGTGGCCCGTCCGGTCGGCGCCGTCGTCTTCGGGCACCTCGGTGACCGGCTCGGCCGCAAGAAGACGCTCGTCGTCTCGCTGCTGACCATGGGCATCGCCACGTTCCTCATCGGCGTGCTGCCCACCTACGCGCAAGCCGGCTGGCTGGCCACCGCGCTGCTCGTGCTGATGCGGCTCGCGCAGGGCTTCGCGCTCGGCGGCGAGTGGAGCGGCGCCGCCCTGGTCGCGACCGAGAACGCCCCGAGCGGCAAGCGCGCCCTGTACGGCACCTTCCCGCAACTGGGCGCCCCGCTCGGCTTCATCATCGGCAACGGCCTGTTCCTGGTCATGGGCGCGCTGCTGCCGTCCGCGGCGGGCGCCGACCCCTCGCAGCCCTCGGACGCCTTCGTCAGCTGGGGCTGGCGGGTCCCGTTCCTGTTCTCCGCGGTGATGGTCGCGATCGGCCTGTGGGTGCGCTCCCGGCTCGTCGAGTCGGCGGTCTTCGCCAGGACCCGCGAGACCGGCGGGGTGCGGCGGCTGCCGCTCGTCACGGTGGTGCGCAGCCACGGCAGGCAGTTGGTCCTGGGCACCTTCATCATGCTGGCGACCTACGTGCTCTTCTACCTGATGACCACGTTCTCGCTGAGCTACGGACGCGCCGCGAAGGACGCCGCCGTGCCCGGACTCGGCTACGACTACACCACGTTCGTCCTCATGATGATCTTCGGTGTGCTGTTCTTCGCCGCGTTCACTCTGGCCTCGGGCCCGCTCGCGGACCGGTACGGGCGGCGCACCACCCTGATCTGGATCACCGCCGCGATCATCGTCTTCGGACTGGTCTGGGCGCCGTTGATCGGTCTGGGCACCCTCGGCGTGGTGCTGTGGCTCGTCCTCGGCTTCACCCTGATGGGCATGACGTTCGGGCCGATGGGCGCGCTCCTGCCCGAGCTCTTCCCGACCAGCGTCCGCTACACCGGCTCCGGCATCTCGTACAACGTCAGCTCGATCCTCGGGGCGGCGGTCGCCCCGTTCATCGCCGTGGCGCTGTGGGAGGCCGGGGACGGCTCGCCCTGGCTGGTCGGCGTCTACCTCTCGGCGATGGCGGTACTGACGCTGATCGCGCTCCTGCTCGGCAAGGAGACCAAGGACGTCTCCCTGGACGACCGCGAGGCCGCCTCCACCGACGACGCGACCCGGCCCCGGGCGGGCTCCCCCGCCTCCTGAAACCGACCGGCGCTCACCACCGCCGGGTCGCGAGCCTCCTCACGCCCGGCGTACGGCCGTCCTGGCGGGGCATAACAACAACCCCTGACCCGAGGGGACTTCAGCCCCACCCGCACCAGAGGGAGCCCCCATGCTGCGCGGCATCGACGTGAGCGCCTACCAGTCCTCCTCCTACGGAACCGACGGCCTCTCCTTCGTCTTCGTCAAGGCGACGGAGGGGCGCTCCTACGTCAATCCCAAGCTCGCCGCCCAGACCAGACGGGCCCGGGACGCCGGGCTGGTCGTCGGCTTCTACCACTTCCTGTGGCCCGGCAACCTGACGGCCCAGGCCGAGTACTTCGTGAGCAGAGCCCCCGACCGGGCGGGCGACATCCTCGCCGTCGACTGGGAAACCACCAGCAACGGGACGCACGCGAGCAACGCCGAGAAGGACCTGTTCATCCGGAAGCTGAAGGACCTGCGGCCGAACAACCCGGTGGTCCTCTACTGCAACCGGCACTTCTGGCTCAACGTCGATACCACCTCCTATGCGGGCGACGCGCTCTGGATCGCCGACTACGTGAGCGCGGGCAAGCCCCGCATCAAGGCCAAGTGGCGCTTCCACCAGTACACCGACGACCCGCTGGACAAGAACGTGGCCGCTTTCGAGAGCAAGACGGCGCTGCGGAGATGGGCGGAGGATGCCTGACCCGGGGCCTGCCGCGTCTGCCGCGTGATCCGGACGGCGGGCCCTAGCCGCGGAACTCCGGCGTGCGGTCCGGGGAGGCCTCCGACAGGGCCTTGGTGACTCCCTCGACGCCGTCGCGCAGGCCGTAGACCGGGGTGCCGGGCTGTTGGCGCCAGGAGTCGTCGATGCCGCCCGCGTCGACGGTGTCGAAGCCGAGGGCGTCGATCAGGTCCCGTACCTTGCGCTTGGCCGTCTCGTCGTCGCCGGCCACCGGGAGGGCCATGCGGGCGGGGTCGCCGGCGGGGAGCGGCCGGTCCAGGATGTCCTGGGCGAAGGTGCCGTTGAAGGCCTTGACGACCGGGTGGCCGATCCGGCGTTCCGTCCAGCGGCTCTCGGTGATCCCGTCGTCCTCGATCTCCGCGATCCTGCCGTCGCGCTGCTGCGGGTAGTAGTTACCGGTGTCGATGACCGCGACGCCGTCCGCCGCTCCGTCGAGCAGGCCGGCGGGAAGGTCCGGGACCGCCTTCAGCGGAATGGTGACGACGACGATCTCGGCGCCCCGCGCCGCCTCCCCGACCGTCACGGGCGTCGCGCCGGTCTCCTCCGCCAGGGCCGTGAGCGTCTCGGGCCCCCGGGAGTTGGCGACGGCGACATCGTGACCGAGGGCGGTGAGCCGCCGGGTCAGGTTGCCGCCGATGTTGCCCGCTCCGATGATGCCGATCTTCATGTCCTCGCCTCGTCCTTCCGGAGATGAACAGCGCCGCGTGAACCCTTCGTGACCAGGGCAACCTCCGGGGCGGGTGGGCTATTCCGGACCCGGAAGGGGGCCTCGGGCTCTTCGCGCAGGGTCCGGGAGGTCTGACCGGGGTTCCCGGGCACGGCGAGGGGCCCGGTCCGAGGATCGTGGACCGGGCCCCTTCGCCGGAGAACTGGCGAGCCGGAGGCCTACTTGTTCAGGTAGGCCCAGAACTCGTCGAAGCTCAGCTGCTTGTCGCCGTCGAGGTCACGGGTCTTGATGACGACCTCGGCGACCGACTCGGTGACGTTCCAGTCACCCGACTTGGCCAGGGCGCTCTTGAACTCGGCAGCGGTGATGAATCCGTCACCGTCCGTATCGATCCGCTCGAACTGCTTGCGTGCTTCCTCGATGTCCGCCACCGATCCGCCCCTCATCTCGTGCTGTGCGTCCTGCTGACGCAGGTCTGACGCAGGTCAGATTAACCGGCCGCGTGAGCCTCCAGCGCGGCGACCACCCAGACGAACTCCTCGTCGTAGGTCGGCTGGGAGTCGAGGCCGTTGACGATGGCCTGTAGTTCGCGGTAGCGGGCGACCCGTACGTTGGAGGCCGCCGTGAGGCGTTCGAGTACGACGGCCCGGTCGATGCCACCGAGCAGGTCCCGGAGGACCTCGTCGGCCTCCGGTGCGTCCGGGGCGATGCCGCGCTGCCGTGCCTCGCCGGCGAGCGACACGAGCCGGCTCACGAACCACAGGGACGAACCGGCCGGGGCGTCCGGCCCCTGGTCCGCCGCGTTGAACTCGATCATCTGCCGCATCTGCGCGCGAAAGCCGGGGTCCTGGATCAGCTCGGCGAGCTCCACCCATGCGTCCACCTGCTCGGGCGTGGGGTCGTCGGGGAGCTTCGCGGCCGCGAAGCGCAGCCTGCGGCGGATGTCCGGGTCGGCCGGGTCGATCCCTTCGAAGATCTCCGCCATGAAGTCCTCCACGATCCGCCGCCGCTCGGCCGCCGACAGCCGTGCCAGTCTGTTCATGAGCGCCATCTCCTCCAGGCCGGAATCCCGCTTCGCCACGGTCGACAGCACCGCACGGGTCACCTCGAGCGCCCGGATCTGCGCGTCCAGCGCGACCACGTGCGCGGCCGCGACCTGCGCGACGGTCGTCTCACCGGCCAGGATCCGGCGGACGTCCGTGAGGCCGAGGCCCAGTTCGCGCAGGGTGCGGATCAGCTCCAGCCGTGCCACGGACGCCGCGTCGTACAGCCGGTAGCCGCCCGCGGACCGGCCCACCGGGGGCAGGGCGCCCTCGTCGGACCAGTAGCGGATGGTGCGCACGGCGAGTCCCGTGACCCGGGCCAGTTCACCGATGGTGAGCAGTCCGGTGCGGTCGTCGATCATGACCGCGAGTCTGGACCCTCCAGCGGGTGGAGGCTCAAGGAGCGCGTCGGCGGGAGGCGGACGGGCGTCACCGGAACACGCCTGTGTGGCCGAGCGAGTAGCGGCCGGGCTGCGGGTAGACCGCGAGGCCGTGCGGGCCGCTGCCGACGGGGATCCGGGCGAGCTGGATGCCGGTGCGGGTGTCGACGGCGTACACCTCGGCGTCGTAGCGGCCGGACAGCCACAGCACCTTGCCGTCGGCGGAGACACCGCCCATGTCGGGGCTGCCGCCGTCGGGCAGTTTCCACTTCTTGGTCAGCCTGCCCTGGGTGAAGTCGAAGACGGAGATGGTGCCTTCGCCGCGGTTGGTCACGTACATCTCGCGGGAGTCGCGGCCGACGTAGAGGCCGTGGCAGCCCTTGCCGGTGGGCATCAGGGTGGGCTCGGTGAACCGGTCGCCGTCCAGGACCCACATGCCGTGGGCCATCATGTCGGCGATGTAGAACCTCTTGCCGTCGGGTGAGACCTTCACGTCCTGCGGCATGGCGCCCTGGAACGGCAGCCGCTGCTGCCCGACGACCTCCATCCTCTCGGTGTCGACCTTGAGCAGTTCGCCGCTGAACTCGCAGGAGACGATGAAGTAGCGGCCGTCGAGGGAGAAGTCGGCGTGGTTGACGCCGTAGCAGGAGACCGGGACGGTCTTCTTCACCTTCATGGTGTGCGGGTCGCGGAAGACCAGCTCGCGGTCGAGGGAGGCCATGACGACGGCGTATCTGCCGTTGGGCGTGAAGTAGAGGTTGTAGGGGTCGTGGACCTCGACGTCCTTGCCCGCCTCGCCGGTCCTCGGGTCGATGGGGGTGAGGGTGTGGCCGCGGTTGTTGTTGACCCAGAGCGTCTTCAGGTCCCAGGAGGGCACGACGTGCTGGGGTTGCCGGCCCACCCGGATCGTCCCGGTGACCTCGTACGTCTTCGGGTCGATGACGGTGACCGTGTCGGACTCGGTGTTGGGGACGTAGACCCGGGACGGGAAGTCCTTGACCACGGGGGACAGCTTGTTGGGACGGTCGGCGGCGTACACGTCCTCGGGGTCCAGGACGGGCGGCATGCCGGGCAGGCCCTTCACGGGCTTCTTCTCGGGCGGGGCGGGCACGGCGGCCTCGGTACCACGCGCTTCGGAGGTCCGTTCCCCGCTGCCGGTGCCGCAGGCGGAGAGGACGGCGAGGGTGGCACCCGCGACCAGGGCGCTCTTGACGAGATGGCGGTGCATTGCCCTATTCAATGGGTGCCTCGAAGGGAAACCGGTGATTCGTCCGTCCGGCGACCGGGTGAGGCATCGCGTGCGCTCAGCGGTCGGCGACCCGCATCTCGAACCAGGTCGTCTTGCCCCGGGGCAGCAGATCGACCCCCCAGCGGTCGGCCAGCTTGTCGACGAGGAACAGGCCCCGGCCGCTGATGTCCATCTCCTGGACCGGCATCAGGCACGGCAGCCCGCGGGAGGGGTCGCGGACCTCGACGCGGATCCAGCCGCGGCGCCGGTGCAGGCGCAGTCCGAAGACGCGGGCGCCGGTGTGGCGTACGGCGTTGCCGACCAGTTCGGAGACGAGCAGAACCGCGTCCTCGGTGGTCTTGGGGGTGAGCCCCCAGTGGCGCAGGACCACGACCTGGGTGAGGCGTCTCGCGGTGGCCGCGGACTCGGGGCGGGACGGCAGTGGAACCTCTGCCTCCGTCGGGTTGCCGTACAGCTCGAGCGCCTTCAGCGCGTGTTCGTCCTCGACGGTCGGCGACCAGCGCGCCGCGGCCGCATGTGCGTCTCCCCGCGGCTGTTCCATACCCTCCAGCCCCGCCATGCCCCCATCATGGCCGCCCGGGGCGTCCGGCGGGGCCGTTCCCGGGGAATACGCCCCAGGGAGCGGGGGGTGAACCGATGGCCGTACGTCATATGCCAGCGGCACTTCGGACCCTTCGACACCTCACCTGACCTGCTGGAACGTATCGTTCCGGGGCAATCGACGGAATCTCCCGTTCCGGCACCCTTAAGGCTGTCTTAAGGGTGCCATAAACCGCCCCATCGAGGGACCCCGGGTCAGACACCGTGTCAATTGCAAGCCCCTGGAGGGATGTTCAGAGGAACTTCGCCTTGCCCGGGCCCTCCTCCACGAAGCTGCGCATCCCGCGCTCGCGGTCCTCGGTGGCGAACAGGCCGGCGAACCAGTTCCGTTCGACCGCGAGGCCCGTGTCGATGTCCGTCTCCAGGCCCGTGTCGATCGACTCCTTCGCCGCGCGCAGCGCCAGCGCCGGTCCCTGCGCGAGCTTCGCGGCCCAGGCGTGCGCCTGCGCGTACACCTCGCCGACGGGGACGACCCGGTCCACCAGGCCGATCTCGCGGGCCTCGTCGGCCTTCACCATGCGGCCCGTGAAGATGAGGTCCTTGGCCTTGGAGGGGCCGACCAGGCGGGCCAGGCGCTGGGTGCCGCCGGCACCGGGGATCAGGCCGAGCAGGATCTCCGGCTGGCCGAGCTTGGCGTTCTCGCCGGCGATGCGGAAGTCCGCGCACAGGGCGAGTTCACAGCCGCCGCCCAGCGCGTACCCCGTCACGGCCGCGACGACCGGCTTGGGGATCCTGGCCACCGCCGTGAACGAGTCCTGGAGGGCGCGGGCGCGCAGGACCATCGCGGTGTGGTCCATCGCCTGCATCTCCTTGATGTCCGCACCGGCCGCGAACACCTTCTCGCCGCCCCAGAGCACCACGGCCCTGACGTCCTCGCGGCGCGTGGCCTCCTCAGCCAGTTCCTTCAGCCGGTCCTGCGTGGCGATGTCCAGCGCGTTCATGGGCGGGCGGTCGAGGCGGATCGTGCCGACGCCTTCAGCGACTTCGAGAGAGACGGTCATAGGCAGCAGGTTAACGGGGGCTAACAGGGTTGGGGGCGGTGCGGTGGGTCACATCGGCCGGGGGTCCGGGGGTTGCCCCCGGGCAGGCACAGCACGGGGGCTAACAGGGTTGGGGGCGGTGCGGTGGGTCACATCGGCCGGGGGTCCGGGGGTTGCCCCCGGACAGGCACAGCACGGGGGCTGACGCGGAGGGCCCCGGTGCGGTCGGTCACACCGGGGCCCTCGCGTCGCGGGAGAACTACTTCGTCCACTTCTCCCAGGACATGTTCCAGCCGTTGAGCCCGTTGTCCGGGGCGACGGTCCGGTCCTCGGAGTTCTTGACGACGACCACGTCGCCGACCATCGAGTGGTTGAAGAACCACGCGGCCGGCACCTTCTTGTCCCAGCCGCCGCGCACGTCGCGCAGGCCGATGCAGCCGTGGCTGGCGTTGTAGTTGCCGAAGGCGCCGCTCGCCCAGTAGTTGCCGTGCAGGAAGGTTCCGGAGGTGGTCAGGCGGACGGCGTGCGGGACGTCCTTGATGTCGTACTCGCCGCCGTAGCCGACCGTCTCGCCGTTCATCCGGGTCACGGTCAGCATCTCGCTGATGACCATCTGGCCGTTCCAGGTCTCCATGCCGGGCTGGCCGGTGGTGACCGGGATGGTCTTGATGGTCTTGCCGTCGCGCATGACCTTCATCGTGAGCTTCTTGGCGTCGACGACGGAGACCTGGTTGCGACCGATGGTGAACTTCACCGTCTTGTCCTGCTCGCCGTAGACACCGGAGCGTCCCTCGACGCCGTCGAGGTTCAGGTCGACGGTCACCTTGGTGCCGGGCTTCCAGTACTTCTCGGGGCGGAAGTCGAGACGGTCGTTGCCGAACCAGTGGCCCTCGACGTCGACGGCCGGCTCCGTCGTGATGCGGATGGCCTTCTCGACGTCCTCCGGGTTGGTGATGCCCCGCGAGAAGCGGACGGAGAACGGCATCCCGACGCCGACCTTGGAGCCGTCCTCGGGGGTGAAGGTGCCG
Protein-coding regions in this window:
- the gcvT gene encoding glycine cleavage system aminomethyltransferase GcvT, producing MGRNDLARHCLGRRPTVSSTGELRHTALDALHRSLGATMTDFAGWDMPLRYGSERDEHLAVRTKAGLFDLSHMGEITVTGPQAAALLDFALVGNIGGVKPGRARYTMICRADGGILDDLIVYRLGETEYMVVANASNAQVVLDALTERAAGFDAEVRDDRDAYALLAVQGPESPGILKSLTDADLDGLKYYAGLPGTVAGVPALIARTGYTGEDGFELFVKPEHAVELWQALTKAGEGVGLVPCGLSCRDTLRLEAGMPLYGHELTTSLTPFDAGLGRVVKFEKEGDFVGREALREAAARAESQPPRVLVGLVAEGRRVPRAGYAVVAGGEVIGEVTSGAPSPTLGKPVAMAYVDPAHAAPGTSGVGVDIRGSHEPYEVVALPFYKRQK
- the gcvH gene encoding glycine cleavage system protein GcvH translates to MSNPKELRYSKEHEWLSAAEDGVSTVGITEHAANALGDVVFVQLPEVGDTVSAGETCGELESTKSVSDLYSPVSGEITEVNEDVVNDPALVNSAPFAGGWLFKVRVSDEPGDLLSADEYTAFSAG
- the glyA gene encoding serine hydroxymethyltransferase, giving the protein MSVLNTPLHELDPAVAAAVDAELHRQQSTLEMIASENFAPVAVMEAQGSVLTNKYAEGYPGRRYYGGCEHVDVVEQIAIDRVKELFGAEHANVQPHSGAQANAAAMFALLKPGDTIMGLNLAHGGHLTHGMKINFSGKLYDVVAYHVGEDGRVDMAEVERLAKESRPKLIVAGWSAYPRQLDFAAFRRIADEVGAYLMVDMAHFAGLVAAGLHPNPVPHAHVVTTTTHKTLGGPRGGVILSTAELAKKINSAVFPGQQGGPLEHVIAAKAVSFKVAASEDFKERQRRTLEGARILAERLVKDDVRAVGVDVLSGGTDVHLVLVDLRHSELDGRQAEDRLHEVGITVNRNAIPNDPRPPMVTSGLRIGTPALATRGFAAEDFAEVADVIAEALKPSYDADALKARVKALAAKHPLYPGLNT
- a CDS encoding L-serine ammonia-lyase, with protein sequence MAISVFDLFSIGIGPSSSHTVGPMRAAGLFVRRLRNEELLGSVASVRSELYGSLGATGHGHGTPKAVLLGLEGDSPRTVDVSSADERVEAIKSGGRLNLLGEHEVAFSFDDDMVLHRRKALPYHANGMTLWAYDASGAELLTKTYYSVGGGFVVDEDAVGADRIKLDDTVLKYPFRTGDELLRLAEETGLSISALMLENERAWRTEEEIRAGLLEIWQVMRDCVARGLSQEGILPGGLKVRRRAANTARKLRSEGDPLALAMEWITLYAMAVNEENAAGGRVVTAPTNGAAGIIPAVLHYYVNFVPGADEDGVVRFLLAAGAIGMLFKENASISGAEVGCQGEVGSACSMAAGALAEVLGGSPEQVENAAEIGMEHNLGLTCDPVGGLVQIPCIERNGMAAVKAVTAARMAMRGDGSHKVSLDKVIKTMKDTGADMSVKYKETARGGLAVNIIEC
- a CDS encoding MFS transporter — its product is MPAPATGPASPPVNPRSRVLVASLMGTTIEFYDFYIYATAAVLVFPQLFFPSSDPTTALLSSFAVFGAAMVARPVGAVVFGHLGDRLGRKKTLVVSLLTMGIATFLIGVLPTYAQAGWLATALLVLMRLAQGFALGGEWSGAALVATENAPSGKRALYGTFPQLGAPLGFIIGNGLFLVMGALLPSAAGADPSQPSDAFVSWGWRVPFLFSAVMVAIGLWVRSRLVESAVFARTRETGGVRRLPLVTVVRSHGRQLVLGTFIMLATYVLFYLMTTFSLSYGRAAKDAAVPGLGYDYTTFVLMMIFGVLFFAAFTLASGPLADRYGRRTTLIWITAAIIVFGLVWAPLIGLGTLGVVLWLVLGFTLMGMTFGPMGALLPELFPTSVRYTGSGISYNVSSILGAAVAPFIAVALWEAGDGSPWLVGVYLSAMAVLTLIALLLGKETKDVSLDDREAASTDDATRPRAGSPAS
- a CDS encoding glycoside hydrolase family 25 protein; this translates as MLRGIDVSAYQSSSYGTDGLSFVFVKATEGRSYVNPKLAAQTRRARDAGLVVGFYHFLWPGNLTAQAEYFVSRAPDRAGDILAVDWETTSNGTHASNAEKDLFIRKLKDLRPNNPVVLYCNRHFWLNVDTTSYAGDALWIADYVSAGKPRIKAKWRFHQYTDDPLDKNVAAFESKTALRRWAEDA
- a CDS encoding NADPH-dependent F420 reductase, with protein sequence MKIGIIGAGNIGGNLTRRLTALGHDVAVANSRGPETLTALAEETGATPVTVGEAARGAEIVVVTIPLKAVPDLPAGLLDGAADGVAVIDTGNYYPQQRDGRIAEIEDDGITESRWTERRIGHPVVKAFNGTFAQDILDRPLPAGDPARMALPVAGDDETAKRKVRDLIDALGFDTVDAGGIDDSWRQQPGTPVYGLRDGVEGVTKALSEASPDRTPEFRG
- a CDS encoding EF-hand domain-containing protein, which produces MADIEEARKQFERIDTDGDGFITAAEFKSALAKSGDWNVTESVAEVVIKTRDLDGDKQLSFDEFWAYLNK